In one window of Tripterygium wilfordii isolate XIE 37 chromosome 1, ASM1340144v1, whole genome shotgun sequence DNA:
- the LOC119987716 gene encoding probable NAD(P)H dehydrogenase (quinone) FQR1-like 2 gives MGKGGGCVPSKKKQPSGASMDPQHSTSNAPIHRDDRSDAANAASDSAVTPTAIAQLKIFIVFYSMYGHVESLARRMKKGVDGVDGLEALLFRVPETSSKEVLEQMKAPPKDVAIPEITAAELVKADGVLFGFPTRYGCMAGQMKAFFDSTGQLWKEQKLAGKPAGFFVSTGTQGGGQETTAWTAITQLAHHGMLFVPIGYTFGAGMFKMDSIRGGSPYGAGVFAGDGSREASETELALAEHQGQYMAAVVKRLAHQP, from the exons ATGGGGAAAGGCGGTGGCTGCGTCCCGAGCAAGAAGAAACAACCATCGGGGGCTTCCATGGACCCCCAACACAGCACCAGCAACGCCCCGATCCATCGCGATGACCGTTCCGATGCGGCGAATGCCGCCTCGGATTCAGCAGTTACGCCAACAGCAATTGCGCAATTGAAGATATTCATCGTTTTCTATTCGATGTACGGTCACGTGGAAAGCCTGGCCAGGAGGATGAAGAAAGGTGTGGATGGCGTGGACGGGCTGGAAGCACTGCTGTTCCGTGTTCCGGAGACGTCGTCAAAGGAGGTCCTGGAGCAAATGAAGGCTCCGCCCAAGGATGTCGCGATTCCGGAGATTACAGCGGCGGAGCTGGTCAAGGCTGACGGTGTCCTGTTTGGGTTCCCGACAAGGTATGGATGCATGGCAGGACAGATGAAGGCGTTTTTCGACTCCACTGGGCAACTGTGGAAGGAGCAGAAGCTGGCGGGGAAACCGGCTGGGTTCTTTGTCAGTACTGGCACGCAAGGAGGTGGCCAAGAGACCACTGC TTGGACAGCAATAACCCAGTTGGCTCACCATGGAATGCTGTTTGTTCCGATCGGCTATACCTTTGGTGCTGGTATGTTTAAGATGGACTCCATAAGAGGGGGATCTCCATATGGTGCCGGTGTTTTTGCTGGTGATGGCTCAAGGGAGGCAAGTGAAACAGAGCTGGCATTGGCGGAACATCAGGGCCAATATATGGCTGCAGTTGTGAAGAGGCTAGCCCATCAGCCTTGA
- the LOC119999047 gene encoding aminopeptidase P1-like, which produces MADTLASLRSLMASHSPPLDALVVPSEDYHQSEYVSARDKRREFVSGFTGSAGLALITMKEARLWTDGRYFLQATQQLSDEWKLMRMGEDPAVDTWMTDNFPKDAAIGIDPWCVSVHTAQRWERIFLKKQQKLVQTSTNLVDAVWRNRPPAEITPTTVHPLEFAGVSVAEKLKNLREKLSSEKARGIIITALDEVAWLYNIRGNDVAYSPIVHAFAIVTTNSAFLYVDKRKVYIEVKSLLEENGVEVRDYGAVSTDAGLLSSNELDSSFAVKGTVNELAKDMKLNSREHATENGKSEKEGSDNDLIWVDPASCCYGLFSKLNFDNVVLQQSPLALAKALKNPVELDGLKRAHIRDGAAVVQYLVWLDNQMQEIYGASGYFLEGENINTNKRLKTMKLTEVTVSDKLESFRASKENYRGLSFPSISSVGPNAAIIHYSPQAETCAELDPDSIYLFDSGAQYLDGTTDITRTVHFGKPSSHEKACYTAVLKGHIALGNTRFPNGTNGHALDIVARVPLWKDGLDYRHGTGHGIGSYLYVHEGPHMITFRPQARNVPLQASMTVTDEPGYYEDGNFGIRLENVLVVNEANTNFNFGDKGYLQFEHITWAPYQKKLIDMSLLTPEERDWVNAYHARCGEILAPYLDESERSWLQKAIEPLSA; this is translated from the exons ATGGCGGACACGCTGGCTTCACTAAGGTCTCTGATGGCCTCCCACTCTCCACCTCTCGATGCCTTGGTTGTTCCTTCTGAGGATTATCATCAG AGTGAATATGTATCTGCTCGGGATAAGAGACGTGAATTTGTTTCTGGATTCACGGGAAGTGCAG GTTTAGCACTTATCACAATGAAAGAAGCACGACTGTGGACCGATGGACGATATTTCCTGCAGGCGACACAACAGCTTAGTGATGAATGGAAGCTTATGCGTATGGGTGAGGATCCTGCTGTAGATACCTGGATGACTGAT AATTTTCCAAAAGATGCGGCTATCGGTATCGATCCTTGGTGTGTGTCGGTCCACACAGCACAGAGGTGGGAgcgtatttttttgaaaaaacaacaGAAGCTGGTCCAAACGTCCACAAATTTGGTAGATGCGGTATGGAGAAATCGGCCACCAGCAGAGATAACTCCAACTACTGTTCATCCATTGGAGTTTGCCGGCGTTTCAGTCGCAGAGaaattgaagaatttgagagaaaaactATCATCTGAGAAAGCTCGTGGCATAATCATTACCGCACTTGATGAG GTTGCTTGGTTATATAATATTCGTGGGAATGATGTTGCCTACTCTCCTATTGTTCATGCATTTGCCATAGTAACTACAAATTCAGCTTTCTTGTATGTGGATAAAAGGAAGGTGTATATTGAG GTAAAATCCCTCTTGGAGGAGAATGGTGTTGAAGTTCGGGACTACGGTGCAGTGAGCACAGATGCAGGCTTGCTTTCTTCTAATGAGCTTGATTCTTCTTTTGCCGTCAAAGGAACTGTAAATGAGCTGGCAAAGGACATGAAATTAAATTCTAGAGAACATGCAACAGAAAATGGTAAAAGTGAAAAGGAAGGAAGCGATAATGACCTCATATGGGTTGATCCTGCTTCTTGCTGCTATGGACTcttttcaaaactgaattttgATAACGTGGTACTGCAGCAGTCACCATTGGCCCTTGCAAAGGCTTTAAAG AACCCAGTCGAGTTAGATGGCTTAAAAAGGGCACATATCAGGGATGGGGCAGCCGTCGTGCAATATCTTGTCTGGTTGGATAACCAG ATGCAGGAGATTTATGGGGCATCTGGTTACTTCTTGGAGGGGGAGAATATAAATACGAATAAACGATT GAAAACCATGAAACTGACAGAGGTGACTGTAAGTGATAAGCTGGAGAGCTTCCGAGCTTCAAAGGAG AATTATAGAGGATTGAGTTTTCCTAGTATTTCATCGGTTGGACCTAATGCGGCAATCATCCATTATTCACCACAAGCGGAAACATGTGCTGAGCTTGATCCAGATAGCATTTATCTATTTGATTCAGGGGCACAG TATCTGGATGGAACAACTGATATAACTCGGACAGTTCATTTTGGAAAACCTTCATCACATGAGAAAGCATGCTATACTGCG GTCCTCAAAGGTCATATTGCTCTTGGCAACACTAGATTTCCTAACGGAACCAATG GTCATGCCCTCGACATTGTTGCTCGAGTTCCTTTGTGGAAGGATGGCCTGGATTATCGACATGGTACAGGTCATGGAATTGGGAGTTATCTATATGTTCATGAAG GACCCCATATGATTACTTTCAGGCCGCAGGCTCGGAATGTGCCACTACAAGCCTCCATGACTGTAACTGATG aaCCTGGTTACTATGAGGATGGCAACTTCGGTATAAGACTGGAGAATGTGCTCGTAGTCAATGAGGCCAATACAAATTTCAATTTCGGTGACAAAGGTTACTTGCAATTTGAGCACATAACATGG GCACCATATCAGAAGAAGTTGATTGACATGAGCCTATTAACACCTGAAGAGAGAGATTGGGTGAACGCATACCATGCAAGGTGTGGGGAGATTCTTGCACCATACTTGGATGAATCTGAGAGGTCGTGGCTACAGAAAGCTATTGAACCTTTAAGCGCATGA
- the LOC120003124 gene encoding UDP-glycosyltransferase 72E1-like, producing MEISKPHAVLLSSPGMGHLIPVIELGKNLVMHHNFDVTVFVVQTHASISQSQLLELSPDPNLINIVLLPPVDISDIVQPTTLILTQLAMMMRKALPSLRSEISSMKIRPTVLIVDLFGTEAFAMANEFRMLKYVFITSTAWFLALTIYLPTIDRGEEDEHVNNQEPLNIPGCFPVRFKDTFEPLVNRDDQIYVEYVRMGKEISMADGILVNTWRNLEPKTLRALEDPKMLGRLTHAPVYPVGPLVRPVNPGSTSEVLTWLDVQPNESVVYVSFGSGGTLSAKQTTELAAGLELSQLRFLWVVRPPFEYDAAAALFRMGERCDETPSYLPDGFLTRTRERGLVVPTWAPQAEILDHPSIGGFVSHCGWNSSLESIVNGVPMVTWPLYAEQRMNAAMLTEEVGVAIRVEVLSGKEVVGREEIAAAVTKIMVEKEGEEIRVRAKTLKSTAKNALSKGGSSYKAMDVLADECNNYQRCIQGRALGA from the coding sequence ATGGAAATCTCAAAACCTCATGCAGTCTTACTGTCTAGCCCCGGCATGGGACATCTCATCCCTGTTATCGAGCTTGGCAAAAATCTTGTCATGcaccataattttgatgtcacAGTCTTTGTTGTCCAAACCCATGCTTCAATCTCCCAATCCCAACTTCTTGAACTATCACCTGATCCAAACCTGATTAATATTGTCTTATTACCACCGGTTGATATTTCCGACATAGTTCAACCCACTACCTTAATCTTAACCCAACTGGCTATGATGATGCGGAAGGCATTACCAAGCCTGAGATCTGAGATATCATCCATGAAGATTCGTCCAACGGTTCTCATTGTTGATTTATTTGGAACTGAAGCTTTCGCCATGGCCAATGAGTTTCGGATGCTGAAGTACGTTTTCATTACTTCCACTGCATGGTTTCTTGCTCTCACCATATATCTTCCAACCATTGATAGGGGAGAGGAAGATGAGCATGTTAATAACCAAGAGCCGTTGAACATTCCGGGTTGCTTTCCAGTTCGGTTCAAGGACACTTTTGAACCGCTTGTGAACCGGGATGATCAGATTTACGTAGAATATGTACGTATGGGGAAGGAGATAAGTATGGCTGATGGTATCTTGGTGAACACGTGGCGGAATCTGGAGCCTAAAACACTTCGTGCTCTGGAAGATCCAAAGATGTTGGGAAGGTTGACTCATGCACCGGTCTATCCGGTTGGACCACTTGTGAGACCGGTCAACCCTGGTTCTACAAGTGAGGTTTTGACTTGGTTAGATGTCCAGCCAAACGAGTCGGTCGTTTACGTCTCGTTTGGGAGTGGTGGGACCCTATCAGCCAAGCAAACCACAGAGCTAGCCGCTGGACTGGAGCTGAGCCAACTTAGATTTCTCTGGGTGGTCCGACCTCCCTTTGAATATGATGCAGCCGCAGCTCTTTTTAGGATGGGTGAAAGGTGTGATGAGACGCCAAGTTATCTGCCCGATGGGTTCTTGACCCGGACCCGGGAGAGGGGACTGGTGGTTCCTACGTGGGCTCCACAAGCTGAGATCCTGGACCATCCATCAATTGGTGGGTTCGTTTCACATTGTGGTTGGAATTCTAGCCTAGAGAGCATAGTCAACGGGGTGCCAATGGTAACTTGGCCGCTGTATGCAGAGCAGAGAATGAATGCAGCGATGCTGACGGAGGAGGTCGGAGTGGCCATCCGGGTGGAGGTGTTATCAGGTAAGGAAGTGGTGGGGAGAGAAGAGATAGCGGCGGCGGTTACGAAGATAATGGTGGAGAAAGAAGGGGAGGAAATAAGGGTCAGAGCCAAGACGTTGAAATCAACTGCCAAGAATGCTTTAAGCAAGGGTGGCTCCTCCTACAAGGCAATGGATGTTTTAGCTGATGAATGCAATAATTATCAGCGATGCATTCAAGGCAGGGCCCTGGGTGCTTAG